A section of the Schistosoma haematobium chromosome ZW, whole genome shotgun sequence genome encodes:
- the WDR13 gene encoding WD repeat-containing protein 13 (EggNog:ENOG410WGVT~COG:S), producing the protein MSCDVWQQVLALDSRYSAVRPITKSSTELRQLYLRRRNQLTREKAALSVNEAFRHPNLSCSFQYAAGTSVASFVAYRNIREQLLLSLYGPAKPHRCASPQLSLTKTRSYDESTKLPSLLNYSMTKSICDTSSDYLTPGRTETLGESYAFSGIEHIFDHHSGAVNRLSFANHDSSRLALASSDGTVSICRISPASGVFSIACVLPEYRVKQTEITDIAWSMTNEFLASTSLDGNICLWDVGEAKLAREYLSTELKLGPLLTCAFQPANNNIFAVGSVTGIIQMVNLSTGKNCVRGMDRIHVAARGSKTRLNSSVTELRGLLGTGCITTLAFEDATGNYLWVGTDRGIIQSYLCEPSTGFIIRSQRVDISSLNLSVVPTCPENGIKLNNLLYERPPSTRKTYFLSKADQSFKRWSSLKSRARTHNAIDKLRSNEGTSLAPSITSLSIYSWLSKEKSETYLLINAAGIGLLLLRLTLDNRNVILEQRFPVHHRSFNSVPKALRLIHSCFAPLISFRSGACAASGSEDCNVYLYNVLRSRNADPATGNSSSHNKQTSTGVVTILQGHTAPVLDVAISWDENMLASADEKGSVIIWRRQEKSDTS; encoded by the exons ATGTCGTGTGATGTTTGGCAACAGGTTCTGGCTTTGGACTCTCGCTATAGCGCTGTCAGGCCAATAACAAAATCAAGTACTGAATTAAGGCAACTGTATCTTCGAAGAAGGAATCAGTTAACAAGAGAAAAAGCCGCACTGAGTGTCAACGAGGCTTTCAGACATCCTAATTTATCTTGTAGTTTTCAATATGCAGCTGGAACCTCTGTCGCGTCTTTTGTTGCCTACAGAAACATTCGTGAGCAGCTATTACTTTCTCTTTACGGTCCAGCCAAACCTCACAGGTGCGCCTCACCTCAGTTAAGCTTAACTAAAACCAGGAGCTACGATGAGAGTACAAAACTGCCTTCCCTACTGAACTACTCCATGACTAAGTCTATATGT GATACATCTTCAGATTATCTTACACCCGGAAGGACGGAAACTTTAGGCGAGAGTTATGCGTTTTCTGGTATTGAGCATATTTTTGACCACCATTCAG GCGCCGTAAATCGTTTGAGTTTTGCAAACCACGATTCAAGTCGTTTAGCTTTGGCTTCGTCTGATGGGACTGTATCCATCTGCCGTATCTCCCCAGCTAGTGGGGTTTTTTCCATTGCATGTGTTTTACCAGAATATCGTGTAAAACAAACAGAAATTACAGATATAGCCTGGTCCATGACCAACGAATTTCTAGCAAGTACGTCTCTAGATGGAAATATATGTTTATGGGATGTTGGAGAAGCTAAGTTGGCACGAGAGTATTTaagtacggagctgaaacttggccCACTATTGACGTGCGCTTTCCAACCCGCAAACAATAACATTTTCGCCGTTGGTAGCGTTACTGGAATTATTCAG ATGGTGAATCTTTCTACAGGTAAGAACTGTGTTAGAGGCATGGACCGTATTCACGTAGCTGCTCGAGGTAGTAAAACTCGTCTAAATTCGTCAGTCACTGAGCTACGGGGTCTTTTGGGTACAGGATGTATTACAACTTTGGCTTTTGAAGATGCGACAGGCAATTACTTGTGGGTAGGAACTGATCGAGGCATAATCCAGTCCTATTTATGTGAACCATCAACAGGCTTTATCATCAGATCACAACGTGTGGATATATCGTCGCTGAATCTGTCTGTCGTCCCAACCTGCCCTGAGAACGgaataaaacttaataatttattgTACGAACGACCGCCAAGTACTCGAAAAACCTATTTCCTGTCTAAAGCAGACCAAAGTTTCAAAAGGTGGAGCAGTCTGAAGAGCCGAGCACGTACGCATAATGCGATAGATAAGTTACGCAGCAATGAAGGTACATCGTTAGCGCCGAGCATAACTAGTCTTTCGATATACTCATGGCTATCCAAAGAAAAAAGTGAAacatatttattgatcaatGCAGCTGGTATCGGGTTATTGCTGCTTCGACTAACATTAGATAATAGGAACGTGATTCTGGAGCAAAGGTTTCCTGTGCATCATCGTTCTTTCAATTCCGTCCCAAAAGCACTTCGTCTTATTCATTCATGTTTTGCACCACTCATATCATTCCGTTCTGGAGCTTGTGCTGCGAGTGGAAGTGAAGATTGCAATGTATACCTATATAATGTGTTGAGAAGTCGTAATGCAGACCCCGCAACAGGAAACAGTTCCTCTCACAATAAACAAACGTCCACGGGTGTTGTCACCATTTTACAGGGACATACAGCTCCAGTGCTAGATGTAGCGATCAGTTGGGACGAGAATATGTTAGCGTCAGCAGACGAGAAGGGTTCAGTAATTATATGGAGAAGACAAGAAAAATCCGACACAAGTTGA
- the U2AF2 gene encoding U2 small nuclear RNA auxiliary factor 2 (EggNog:ENOG410V7M4~COG:A), producing MADYYSQDYGSSMDYNNMETGYGSAAQSTAMGNGEYGQFSYDHIRDEEDYQAIPRPEKRVSSPQTKYDSGNDDRIRDKKRGRRKSRSRSRDRRRHSRDRHRDHSRERKSRRHHSRHRSASSPTLVYKYWDVPPPGFEHVTPAQYKALQASGQIPVNVYAAGQVPMPVHAPNAPLTLTTNVPFAGSAVCRQARRLYVGNIPFTATEENMMEFFNKQMRAQGLIQAEGNPIIAVQINMEKNFAFLEFRSVDETTQGLALDGVLFQNQALKLRRPRDYAPLPGVSEQPSVIVPGVVSTVVQDSPHKIFVGGLPNYLNEDQVKELLLSFGPLKGFNLVKDGSTGLSKGYAFCEYVDANVTDHACAGLNGMQLGDKKLIVQRASVGAKHTTGVLPQTLLSLPGLEDGTVQNTTGSGNITIRSGGPPTEVLCLMNMIETSELEDDEEYEDIVEDVRAECSKYGVVRSLEIPRPIPGVEVPGVGKIYVEFASLIDCQKAATALTGRKFNQRLVVTSFFSPDNYHRREF from the coding sequence ATGGCAGATTACTACAGCCAAGATTACGGGTCATCAATGGATTACAATAACATGGAGACTGGTTACGGGTCTGCTGCTCAGTCTACCGCGATGGGTAATGGGGAATATGGGCAATTTTCATATGACCACATAAGAGATGAGGAAGACTATCAAGCAATTCCTCGCCCCGAAAAGCGAGTATCATCGCCCCAAACTAAATACGACTCTGGAAATGACGACCGAATTCGGGATAAAAAACGTGGGCGGAGGAAGTCGCGCAGTCGTAGTCGTGATCGTCGACGTCATAGCCGAGATCGACATCGAGACCACAGTCGAGAACGTAAATCTAGGAGACATCATTCACGTCATCGGTCAGCTTCAAGTCCTACGTTAGTATATAAGTATTGGGATGTTCCGCCCCCAGGGTTTGAGCATGTAACTCCGGCACAGTACAAAGCCCTTCAAGCATCAGGTCAAATACCGGTCAATGTATACGCTGCAGGACAGGTACCAATGCCAGTTCATGCTCCGAATGCTCCTCTAACACTCACTACTAATGTTCCGTTCGCCGGCAGTGCTGTTTGCAGACAAGCACGCCGATTATACGTTGGTAACATACCGTTCACAGCAACAGAGGAGAATATGATGGAATTCTTTAATAAACAAATGCGTGCTCAAGGCTTGATTCAAGCGGAAGGTAACCCCATAATTGCCGTGCAAATAAATATGGAGAAGAATTTTGCTTTCTTGGAATTTCGTTCTGTCGACGAAACAACCCAAGGTCTCGCGTTAGATGGTGTTTTGTTTCAGAATCAAGCTTTGAAGCTTCGCCGACCACGTGATTATGCTCCTCTACCAGGTGTTTCGGAACAGCCTTCAGTCATTGTTCCGGGTGTTGTTAGTACGGTTGTCCAAGATTCTCCACATAAAATTTTCGTGGGTGGTCTTCCCAACTATTTAAATGAAGACCAAGTAAAGGAATTACTTCTAAGCTTTGGCCCCTTGAAAGGATTCAATCTTGTTAAAGATGGTTCTACCGGTCTATCGAAAGGCTATGCCTTTTGCGAATATGTCGACGCAAACGTTACAGACCATGCGTGCGCTGGTTTGAATGGCATGCAATTGGGTGATAAAAAACTCATTGTGCAACGGGCAAGTGTAGGAGCAAAGCATACTACAGGTGTTCTTCCCCAAACTTTGCTATCGTTACCAGGGTTAGAAGATGGTACTGTCCAGAACACGACCGGTTCAGGTAATATAACAATTCGTAGTGGTGGGCCGCCTACCGAAGTACTATGTTTGATGAATATGATCGAGACTTCGGAACTAGAAGATGATGAAGAATACGAAGATATAGTTGAAGATGTTCGTGCAGAATGTAGTAAATATGGTGTTGTTCGCAGTCTAGAAATCCCTCGACCGATCCCCGGGGTTGAAGTTCCAGGAGTCGGAAAAATATATGTTGAATTCGCAAGTCTGATCGACTGTCAAAAAGCTGCCACTGCTCTAACAGGAAGAAAATTCAACCAAAGACTCGTGGTGACGTCTTTCTTCAGTCCTGATAATTACCATCGCAGGGAGTTTTAA